Proteins encoded by one window of Lactobacillus sp. ESL0684:
- a CDS encoding tape measure protein, producing the protein MSTIEATIKIVDAFSGPLNRLSGGLQKSMGGFEKLKSSLGGNTFGNATKQSNGFFKSMVGGTVIGGALNKGIQTITGSLAGAIDRLDTIDNASRSFQNMGFSAKSTQSAISSLDQAVNGLPTPIDSALRNTQLLAASTGNLDKSTQIFKAMNDGILGFGGTSAMVNNAVLQLSQSLANGKIDGTTWNSMINSNMGPALEAVAKKMSITTGALKEGLSQGKISVKSFEDQLIDLDKHGGGGLKSLTQIAADSTKGIKTSFANLQTGIKNALATGILKPLVDAGLTDTLNQLTNKIKASGPKIADAFSQIIVKVKSISTDVFSGFKSTGALSAVNDMLHELGDSIGNVMNKASAGGGNNFFTQLGSFAGGAVRGAANAISAIAQAIGQMDPSTLKALGAAFIVLKGGVKGLVLAGVVAGLSKIGQMDSGQINNVASAIKALVAALIGFKVLGGIANTIMSISGALNGLKAMLEGMQTMGTALTAAMAPIAGTIAIALAAVTVVIISAVYAWQNNLLGFRNFISGIFNNIGNIFAPFMQALGNLGNALSPIGNMLSGLGKIIASGVAGAIMKAVQLFGLLVDAITMAIDAIAGIISMLRMFADGCNVALQAIRDLVTRNWSFSNAKNAMKDVQSDVDNMKRSFAGIGDVFNNGATATINSVFDQISSKAKNAKANIDNIKAPNIAQSNANVMSMNNIAGNKQALGKAKVKVGYEFDANPLAKMKVPAKMKVKADTSSVDQTQQRMAAKFGAKPVKTKFKADTSSLTETQQKAQAKFGTKPMKMKVATPKVPTPKSSKVKPLKVKVARPKIPQPKRPKIKPLHVKVARPTIPQPKRPKLMTLHVKVARPTIPTPKMPKLAKIAAPKVGKPSMAGVVSAIRSGMNQAVAAVRAGGTKMGAAVQQAVSRAAAIARTGVGPMRSAGSMIGAGLAAGMRSQIGAVAAAADALVAQANRAARAKAKIHSPSKLFAEVGGFIGQGMAMGMMDTVGLVSTAGGNLINAANSGASGSVGLDYKGLGAITADSLARSQNISTQNSSSDNSRVLTIEKGAIQITGSHNPEQTAEDVLAAIENKMVEIDNRKL; encoded by the coding sequence AAAGCTGAAAAGTTCACTAGGCGGCAATACCTTTGGCAATGCAACTAAGCAATCAAATGGCTTTTTTAAGTCAATGGTTGGTGGAACTGTTATAGGGGGCGCTCTTAATAAGGGTATTCAAACAATAACCGGTTCGTTAGCTGGAGCAATTGATAGATTAGATACTATTGACAATGCCAGCAGGTCATTTCAGAACATGGGTTTTTCTGCTAAGAGTACCCAATCAGCTATTTCAAGTTTAGATCAAGCTGTTAATGGGTTACCTACTCCTATTGATTCTGCACTGCGCAATACACAGCTATTGGCAGCATCGACTGGTAATTTAGATAAATCGACGCAAATATTTAAGGCAATGAATGACGGAATTCTAGGATTTGGTGGAACTTCAGCCATGGTTAATAATGCTGTGTTACAACTCTCTCAATCTTTAGCTAATGGCAAAATTGATGGAACAACCTGGAACAGTATGATAAATAGCAATATGGGACCAGCTCTTGAAGCCGTAGCTAAAAAAATGAGTATAACTACTGGAGCATTAAAAGAAGGTCTATCTCAAGGAAAAATATCCGTTAAAAGTTTTGAAGATCAGTTGATTGATTTAGATAAACATGGAGGGGGTGGATTAAAATCTCTTACCCAAATTGCAGCTGATTCCACAAAGGGAATAAAAACAAGCTTTGCTAATTTACAAACCGGTATAAAGAATGCGCTGGCAACTGGCATACTTAAGCCGTTGGTAGATGCTGGTTTAACCGATACTCTGAATCAACTAACAAACAAAATAAAGGCATCTGGTCCTAAAATCGCTGATGCATTTTCACAAATCATCGTTAAGGTTAAATCAATTTCAACTGACGTTTTTAGTGGCTTCAAGTCAACTGGAGCTTTATCGGCTGTTAATGATATGTTGCATGAACTTGGAGATTCAATCGGTAATGTCATGAACAAAGCTTCAGCAGGCGGTGGTAACAATTTCTTTACCCAGCTTGGCAGTTTTGCTGGTGGTGCAGTCAGAGGTGCAGCTAATGCGATTAGTGCAATTGCACAAGCGATAGGACAGATGGATCCAAGTACTCTAAAAGCATTAGGAGCAGCTTTTATTGTCTTAAAAGGCGGCGTCAAAGGCTTAGTACTTGCTGGTGTAGTTGCTGGACTAAGTAAAATTGGTCAAATGGATTCGGGTCAAATAAATAATGTTGCTAGTGCAATCAAGGCACTTGTTGCAGCTTTAATTGGATTTAAAGTACTTGGAGGAATTGCTAATACAATTATGTCAATAAGCGGCGCTCTTAATGGTTTAAAAGCGATGCTGGAAGGTATGCAGACTATGGGAACAGCACTAACAGCAGCAATGGCACCGATAGCTGGTACAATCGCAATAGCACTTGCTGCCGTCACTGTTGTGATAATATCTGCGGTTTATGCGTGGCAAAATAATCTATTAGGTTTTAGAAATTTCATTTCTGGTATTTTTAATAATATTGGAAATATTTTTGCACCATTTATGCAGGCATTAGGCAATCTAGGCAATGCGCTGTCGCCAATCGGTAACATGTTATCTGGACTCGGTAAAATAATCGCAAGTGGCGTAGCTGGAGCTATTATGAAGGCTGTTCAGCTTTTTGGATTATTGGTTGACGCTATTACAATGGCTATAGATGCTATAGCTGGAATAATTTCGATGTTAAGAATGTTTGCTGATGGCTGTAATGTTGCACTACAAGCAATTAGAGACTTAGTTACTCGGAATTGGAGTTTTAGCAATGCCAAGAATGCCATGAAAGATGTGCAATCTGACGTTGACAACATGAAGAGATCCTTTGCTGGTATCGGAGACGTATTTAATAACGGTGCAACTGCTACCATTAATAGTGTTTTTGACCAAATAAGTAGTAAGGCTAAAAATGCTAAAGCTAATATTGATAATATAAAAGCGCCAAATATTGCTCAAAGCAATGCTAATGTTATGAGCATGAACAATATTGCTGGTAATAAGCAGGCTCTAGGTAAAGCAAAAGTTAAAGTTGGTTATGAATTCGACGCTAACCCACTTGCTAAAATGAAAGTTCCAGCAAAGATGAAAGTCAAAGCAGACACTTCATCAGTTGATCAGACGCAACAAAGAATGGCGGCTAAATTTGGTGCTAAACCAGTTAAAACTAAATTTAAAGCAGATACGTCATCACTAACAGAAACCCAGCAAAAAGCTCAGGCTAAATTTGGTACCAAGCCAATGAAAATGAAAGTTGCAACGCCTAAAGTACCAACTCCAAAAAGTTCTAAAGTGAAGCCACTAAAGGTTAAAGTAGCACGTCCTAAAATACCACAGCCAAAACGACCTAAAATCAAGCCATTACACGTTAAAGTAGCTAGACCAACCATACCGCAACCTAAGCGACCAAAACTTATGACATTACATGTCAAAGTAGCACGTCCAACAATTCCTACACCTAAAATGCCTAAATTGGCCAAGATAGCCGCACCTAAAGTTGGTAAGCCATCGATGGCAGGCGTAGTGTCTGCAATTAGATCGGGAATGAATCAGGCTGTTGCAGCAGTAAGAGCTGGTGGTACTAAAATGGGCGCTGCTGTTCAGCAAGCAGTAAGTCGTGCCGCAGCAATTGCTCGAACTGGTGTAGGTCCAATGCGTAGCGCAGGTTCTATGATTGGTGCGGGACTAGCGGCAGGTATGCGATCGCAAATTGGTGCTGTTGCAGCTGCAGCTGATGCATTAGTTGCTCAAGCTAACCGGGCTGCTCGAGCCAAAGCTAAAATTCACTCGCCATCTAAGCTTTTTGCTGAGGTTGGTGGTTTTATCGGTCAAGGTATGGCAATGGGTATGATGGACACGGTAGGTCTAGTATCCACTGCTGGTGGTAACTTAATTAACGCTGCTAATAGTGGTGCAAGTGGTTCAGTTGGGCTCGACTATAAAGGCTTAGGTGCCATTACAGCTGATAGCCTTGCGCGTAGTCAGAATATTTCAACCCAGAATAGTAGCAGTGACAATAGCCGTGTGCTTACGATTGAAAAAGGTGCAATTCAAATTACGGGCTCACATAACCCTGAACAAACAGCCGAAGATGTACTTGCTGCAATTGAAAATAAAATGGTTGAGATTGATAATCGGAAACTTTAA
- a CDS encoding DUF2577 domain-containing protein: protein MAGEQLWRMMHERGGSDSEYSDIVYGTVSSVDPLEVQLANDMILTDDFIVLGKNIGKIVLNGKTKVYAHDDQIGKESGNRPTITEKVKYELDNSLKKDDKVTMIRMDGGQQFYLFEREPKKPLELE from the coding sequence ATGGCTGGCGAACAACTCTGGAGAATGATGCATGAGCGTGGCGGCAGCGACAGCGAATATAGCGATATTGTCTATGGTACTGTTAGCTCAGTTGATCCATTAGAAGTACAACTGGCTAATGACATGATTTTAACTGACGATTTTATCGTGTTAGGTAAAAATATCGGCAAAATCGTACTAAATGGTAAGACTAAGGTATATGCTCATGATGACCAAATCGGTAAAGAATCGGGCAATCGACCGACTATTACTGAAAAAGTAAAGTACGAGCTAGACAATAGTCTTAAAAAAGATGATAAGGTGACGATGATTCGGATGGATGGCGGTCAGCAGTTCTATCTGTTTGAAAGAGAACCAAAGAAGCCACTAGAACTGGAATGA
- a CDS encoding late control protein D has product MITFFQIWSRDKKKGYDVKNIVANLKWITDLNFSAGQLDFDLVYQDKTYLPALGSIVKFYWDHKKVFYGYVFKAKLTHEKAVSITAYDKSRYLKTQDSIVWKSGTIADRFNNVCKRAGISHKVVDKPKHKVAAEVCDGKSYFDMLKSAIKKTLKSTDHMYFIYANYSKLELHRAPRKKLKIIIGDKSGMTGFTYSKDIDNTANVVKIIQKNEKKSKSKSATAKSDDPKKTSFKSVTKKGSTVSRWGKLQITENKKNKANHAQMVKQAKNTLKQKNKANKSLTIDCIGNLDLVAGNSVEVKIKGYKTIKNCAILKATHNFGTDYTCQLELKVASWLANNSGE; this is encoded by the coding sequence ATGATTACATTTTTTCAAATTTGGTCACGAGATAAAAAGAAAGGCTATGACGTTAAGAATATCGTAGCTAATTTAAAATGGATTACTGACCTCAATTTTTCAGCTGGCCAATTAGATTTTGATTTGGTTTACCAAGACAAGACTTATTTACCAGCACTTGGCAGTATCGTAAAGTTTTATTGGGATCACAAAAAGGTGTTTTACGGCTATGTTTTTAAAGCAAAACTTACACATGAAAAGGCTGTCAGTATTACTGCTTATGATAAAAGTCGGTATCTGAAGACCCAAGACAGCATTGTGTGGAAATCAGGTACAATAGCAGATCGTTTCAATAATGTCTGCAAACGAGCAGGTATCAGTCATAAGGTGGTTGATAAGCCTAAGCATAAAGTTGCTGCTGAAGTATGTGATGGCAAAAGCTATTTTGATATGCTCAAGTCAGCAATTAAGAAGACACTTAAGTCCACAGATCACATGTATTTTATCTATGCTAACTATTCTAAATTGGAATTACACCGTGCGCCAAGGAAAAAACTCAAAATTATTATTGGTGATAAATCAGGTATGACTGGTTTTACTTATTCCAAAGATATTGATAATACAGCAAACGTAGTTAAGATAATCCAAAAGAATGAGAAAAAATCGAAATCAAAGTCGGCTACTGCTAAAAGCGACGATCCTAAGAAGACTAGCTTTAAGTCTGTGACTAAAAAGGGTAGTACGGTTAGTCGCTGGGGTAAGCTGCAAATTACCGAAAATAAGAAGAATAAGGCTAATCATGCTCAAATGGTCAAGCAGGCCAAAAACACACTTAAACAAAAAAATAAAGCTAATAAGTCGCTAACGATTGATTGCATTGGTAATTTGGATTTGGTAGCTGGTAATAGTGTTGAAGTGAAGATTAAGGGATATAAAACAATAAAGAACTGTGCCATTTTAAAAGCAACGCATAATTTCGGCACAGACTATACTTGTCAATTAGAACTGAAGGTGGCCTCATGGCTGGCGAACAACTCTGGAGAATGA